The Chiloscyllium plagiosum isolate BGI_BamShark_2017 chromosome 6, ASM401019v2, whole genome shotgun sequence sequence GCCAACAACAACTTGTTTATTTCCTTTTGAGTAATATTCAATCCAAATCCTATGGAGTTCAGCTGGTGTAGTATCAAGATCTTTACTCCAAATTATTACAGTTTCAAGTTCAAGTTAAGGTAAGCAAACACAACTAAATATCTGGTGGGATCAGTCATTAATGGCATCGTTGATGTAACTGCAAAGAACTTCGAGGGAGTGGTGATACTCAAGTCATAACCTGAATTTGTCAAATCACAGGTGGAACACTTTTGGTGATCCGTTGTACTTTTTCTTACTTTGTTTGCTCAGCTCAAACATGCTGATCCATATCAGCAAATTTAAACATGTCAGTGTTCGCTCAAAACTGGAGTGATACTCAGTTATACACGTCACTGCAGCAGAGACGGGATATTGTTGGACCAGGAAAGACTTATTAAAATAATCTCTGTTGACATGTCCCAACTATTCAATGAATAATCTCCGGTACATCACAAACACATTTTCATTGAATAATCCTACCCCAGAGTCCAAAAACTAATTGTTATGCATTGTGATTCACCGACAAGACTGCTCCTAAACTGCAGCTGCTCATCTTAACAGCAAGTCACAACTGTCTGATTAATATAGTGAGTAATCTGTTTATAGTATCTGGATTAAATTTAGGAGAGATCTTTAACTGTTTACAGCTAGAGTTTTTCTACCAGCATTTAAAATGTAAGATAATGTTAATGACAGCACACATTATGCAAAAGTATGTAAAATTAATTGTAGATTCTAAAAAGAATTAAGATTCCAGAGACCACAGGGAACTTTTAATTTGCATTGGATTAAGAAGTCATACAGTTTATAATGTCAAACTGAAACAAAGTGAGATTTCCTGCACTAAAAGATtcttaatcttcttctctctagaTTCAGACTGGATCCTGCCTCTTCATCTCCACTAATACACTGACATTGggaattctatgactctgtaaattGGAACACCACTCTAGCAGTCAGCCACCTTAAAGTGATAAGAAGGAATAAGgaatgtgaatgaattaaaatgggatttaaaaacaaaatggatgTTTTAAAAAGCAGCTGTTGCTATGATTTCAGTTAGCATTGGTTGTTATGATTTTAATTGACTACACCCCAAAGCCTGGAATGTCCTTCCTACCATTTTTTACTCTCTCTGACCTTCCACTTCCAGAACACACTTTAAAATTGACCTCCATGACCGAACTTTAGTCTCCTGATCCAACAGGTCCATCTGTGGCTCAGTGCCAAATTTGTTTCCTAGCCTttctgtgaaacaccttgggaaGTTTCATTACAAGTTGTTACAATGTATGCTACAATAGTGAGCATTACAAAATACTGTGTAAACTTTTGAGTATGCTTATAAAAATATGATACAGaaaatcatttcaaaatattaatgaaTGATAATAATTCCACAACTGATCAACATATAGTAGAACAACACCAAGAGGCTTTCACTAAATGCTTAGcaatttcaaaatgttaaaacTGGAGCACTGACTGTTGAAGTTTTCTTCAACATCCCAAATGGACTTTGAATATGAGTTGCATATTTATGCAAACAATGTTATTGATAATCACAGCTATTTTCAAGAAAGATTATAGCATTACTTTGTTCAAAAAACTTTACACTAGTAAACATACCTTATCCTGGAATAtgacattaaaaataaaacatatctAAATAAGATAAAGAGATAGCATGACATGCTAATAATGTGAGTTGCAGGGATAAAATGAAAATAGCTCTTCCCAAGTCATTCCACAGATATTATGTGGAAAGCAGGAAAGATCTGCCATCAGATTGAGGATGAAACATGTTCTTTAAGGGTAACCCCAACGGGGAGTTAATTGGCCActcataaaatattcatttttttaGAGAAGAAGGCTCAAGAAACGGAATACATAAAAATAAGAAGATCTTGTGCCAAGAAGTACTTAACAAAATTTAATTGGCTAGCACATCTGCAAGAGCACCCAAAAAGTTTAATATTATCCTCAACACAGCAGTTCACTTGATTACCAGCTCATGCACTACAAGCAATTCAGGGTGTATGATCAAAATGATACAGAAACTCATCAAGgtttcttcagcaacactttctGAACACGTAATTTTTACCAACTAGAGAACAAGGACAGAAAGTACATAGGAACAGTGCCACTTCCAAACTTTCCTCCAAGTCAAATCATCATTCTGAATTAGACACACTGTAGTTATTTAATTGTCATTGGGGTAAATTCCTAGAACGCAATATTTAACAGCATTGCTGGAGTACCTTTGCCATATGGACTGCAGGTATTCAAATAAACCACCATTACACCATCAGGGAAATTCATGTTGACCTCATCAGGAACTCATATGTGATAGAAATGGACCAATAAAACATGAAGACAACCTTGAATTGTGACTAATTTGACAGCTATTTTACTTAATGTTCCTGTTAATATTAATGAAGCTTTCATTCTTTTATCATTgtgaaagtttagattagattagattccttatagtgtggaaacaggccattcggcccaataagtccacgctgacccttcaaagagcaaccaacccagacccatctccctctgattaatacacctaacactacgggcaatttagcatggccaattcagctgacctgcacatctttggattgtgggaggaaacccgaacatctagaggaaacccacgcagacacgggaggatgtgcaaactccacaaaattttaaaagttcaattttgcactgctataggaaggatattattaaattacagagggttcagaaaatatctaccagtttgttgctgggaatgatgggtttgagttataaaaattaGGCTGGATATCCAGTGAGTTTTTTCACTGGATCATggtaggttgaggggtgactttatagaggtttataaaatcatgaggggcattgatttggtgaatagcaaaggttttttccctagcgtgggggaattcaaaattaggaaacagatttttaaggtgacaggagaaagttttaaaaaggacatgaggggcaacctcctttagacagagagtggttagtaTATAGAATGAATTgctggaggaaatgctggatgcaagtacaattataaaatttaaaagacatttggaaaagtacatgaataggaaaggtttggagggatatgggccagatgcaggcaagtgggagtagtttagtttaggaacatggtcagtatggactagttagactggtctgtttccatgctgtttgactctattaGAGTCAAGGACAGGTTCTGTATAACTGTATTAGCACTGTATTAGATGTACTACTGACTTACACATTATGTCACATCCCTACATAACTGTCGTTAATAACTTGCTTTTGAGTTCTGGTCCATGgctaaataaaaagaaaaaatgcaATTCTGCGAGTAGCTCTGACATTTGCGACCAGCCTTACTAtgtatgaaaatatttttaagcaaCTGCTTCCATACTTCTATACTCAAAATTTACAGTCTTATAAAGGGGACAGAAGAATCTCCACACTTGCTGTGCAAACATCTGTCTGGTAAGATTGTTTCCATATTAAATGCAGTGACTCAGTTTTGCAAAAAATAGCCTTTTAACATAACAAACTCATTTGAAAATTCACTTTAAGTGCTGCAACATGTTCAAGTAGCATTGTAAATCAAGACACCAAAAGGCATTTCATGCTATCTTATTAGACTGACtgtttaaattatttaaacaaTAATGGCCGGGAGAAAAGAAATGGTTGCAACATTAAACACAACATGTATTAAAGGTGTTCGAAAATGCAGCAAAAGGAAGTTATTAGAGGGTTGCtatcttttttaaattcaatgtgCCACAATAATGCAGTTacaaagcattttaaaatctttttttctatatttttaattGAGCACTGTTGCAATATTTTGTTCTTGCATTGCAGTCACATAACATGTATCCACAGTACATTAAGTTGAATGTCTCTTGGATACGAAAGCTTACCAGCTTACACAGTGCAGTTTTAAAAACATCAAATAAAAACCTTCATCCATCTCTACAGTCAACATAATTTCCTTTGATCCAGAAACAAATCTGTGCATATTTCAGAGGAGTGATCCGAACAGCCACATTGTAATCCTGCTGCATGCCATTCTTGTCCACCCACTGATGCCCTGAGAATATGCCAATCACTTTTCGCTCCCACTTCCGACTTTGCCTTTTCCACATTCGAATGTAAACACCTGAACCACTAGCTCCTGGCTGAGCATCACAATGTTGATACAAAAGGTCATAAGTTTCATCTTTGACCAAGCAGAAACGATAAACAAGATCTCCTGGACGGTCATTATCAAAACCAGAAAAGTGAATCCTACCACCAGGCATCCTTCCCCGAGGTGGAGTAACTCCTATTTTCATAAAGGGTTTCTTGTGAGGTCTTTTCAATTCCAATAGTGCATAGTCATAATCCATGCCGATTTCATTTGCTGAACCTTTGATCCATCCCTTTGGGACATGTGTCCGTTTTACTCGTATCCAATGGAGCCTAGGTTTTTCTGGAAAGATTGAGTTGGTTTGATTTGTggctttttgtttctgctttaaaaATCCAACTTTCAACCTTTGCGCACCCTTCACGTAGTTCTTACCATCATGAATACAGTGGGCAGCAGTTAGAACATGCTTCTCTGCTACGAGAATCCCAGTGCAACCTGTGGAAATTTTCACTGATGTTGAGAAAGGATAGCTCAACAGAAAGTTTTTTGCCAAGATGCTGAATCTACCATCCAAGCCAAAGACCTGCCTTTTCGTTCTTCGACCACTGCTGTAATGTTGTTTGTTTACCAAATTGACAGAATTGAAACTATAAATGTTTACACTTGTGAGGGTTCTGCTTCCATTCAAGTACAGAGTTTCAAAAGACAAATATTCTTTTAGATCTTCATACGTTGGTAGGGGTGCTCTTTTCTGACACTCTAATTCACATGGAGAGGTTACTTCTAGTTTTGCTTTACCCTGAAAATGAGCTTTCTCCAGTGTCACTGTATCATGAGGCAAAATAGCAGGTATTCTTGTCTGTCGCCATTCTGCCTTAAGCAGCATTACATGCTTGATGGAACAAAGGAAAATGACTAGTATTGGCACTGTTACCATGATGAATAGTGCTTTGCTGTTGAAAGAACACAGACTTTGGTTAGTAATGCTAATCACTTTAAACACCTACAATTTGAAAGGCTAGCTCAAAAAAATTAACACCTGTGTGATAACATTCATGAAATGCTAATCTGATGGTAGGGTAGCACCACATTCTGCTGACTGATGTAAATGtaacaaattcacttttaaccaCTGGGAAACATCTTACATAGAATTTCTGGGAAGCAGAATACTtggatgctaaaaatctgaaagaaGATAAAATGCTGGGAATAGTCATTAGGCTattgcagcacctgtggaaagaaaaaacagagttaacatttcagatcccaGTCTTATCATCAAACCGTGAAAAATTAGAAAATTAATAGATTTAAGTAAGACAAGGACTAAAAGGAAGGCCTGTGAAACAGAGAAAGCCAGCACAATTAGTCTTCCAGGGCCAAGGATAGTgatgggacaaagttaaaacaaaaaaaggaaaggatggACCTGGGGTAAGTGACTACTGCTTCTGCTGCTGGCTAAAAGCAAACAATAAGCAGAAAATTGTAACATACAAAGACCATGAAACAAAATGAGCACTGAGATTATGATTTGAAATTGCTGAACTGTGTTGACCCTGGTAGGCTGTAAACTGCCCAGTTGAAAGATAAGATACTGTTTCTTGAGCGTCATTGGAATAGTGCATTAGTCCAGGATGTAAATGTCAGTTCGAAACCAAGGTGAAGAATTAAAAAGATTCTAACAACATGGAGTCACGCTTGCAACTGAACAGAAGAGATCCAAAAAAGTCACCCAATTTGCGTTTGCTcccccagtgtacaggagactgcaTTATGAGCAATAATTAAAATAAGCTACATCAAAGAAAGTACTTAGAAATCACTGCTTCACATGAAAGGAGTGTTTGGAGCTTTGAACAGTGAGGGAGACAGGAGGGAAAAAGTCAGGTTCTACATCTCCTGTGTTTGTATGGGAGGTTACTGTGGGAAGCGAAGTGGTTGGGTATTGTGGATGTCTGAGGGATAAACCAGGGTATTATTGGAGGGAACAGTGGAATGCTGAAAAGAGGGAAAATGTATTTGGCAAGGTGCAGGTGGCAGAAATAACTGAAAAGGTCTGTTCAATAGAGGCTGATGGCTGTAAGATGACGAAAACAGGAACCCTCGCATGGTTtcaggaggaggagaaaggaTAAGTCAGAAATGTAAGAAACATGGCACACACGGACAAAGGCCCTGTTAAATACAGCAGTGGAGGAATCTTCTATGAAGGAAGAATGTAGGCGTCTCAGAACTGTTTTGATGGAAAGCTGAATTATCAAAACAGATATGATGTAAGCCAGGAGTAAGCTTGCTGTGCTGaatttaattttataaaactATATTTTGGCaaggttgagagaatgaaaaATTTTCTTTTCAAGTTTATTACAAGATATTCTGCAAAAGTGACAGACAACTTTCAGTGgaaatgtgttttatttattttcaaactaataaacTGCTGGCTATAGTTATCTTGTACACAGAATCATTTAAATTTGTTCCTGTTTTATAATATCACAAATGCCTAGTTTTAGGATTAGCCAGTAGTGGGTGTTTCAGATATTTGATATTTCAGCAAAGACAAACAAAAGGGCTATTGTCTCTTCAAATGACTAACTGTAAAAATGATAGCTATGCAGAATTATGAGCTCTGTCTCTACACGTTATGTTGtcaacaaaaagaacaaaaatacGAACAAGAGTATGTCTACTTTAAAAAATATCCATTTGTCATATGGAAAGTGGctgaaaacattttaaagatgCACCAAAAACACATCTTTTTGATATCACAATACCTTCATAGTTATCAAAGCTGACAATGTATGCAAAAGTCACTAAAACCATTTCTTCAAAGCTCAAAAACACTCAGCAGTAGCTTTAATGATTAACAGTAACTGGTGGTGTATATTTAATGCACCCATTTAACCATAAGCATTATATTTTCTGGTGTTTCTGATGGTACTGCTGCCTGTTTTATTTTAGCAAGGATATAACATAAATGTTATGAATTACCATTTGTCAAACAAAAGTCACTAATTAAGCTAATTATCTGGATTATTCATTTTTTCTCCTTTCCACTTCTCTATTCATCTTTTATATCACTCTCCCTTGGGAGGACAGGCATTTCCTGACAGCAGGAATAAAAAGCAAATACCTGATGCTGCAGCTGGAATTCTAAAGTTAGTGGCTCAGATTAACGTAACTCCATCTGAGCCACATTATCATCAACCAATTCAATGGTGTATGTAAAtcataaagaccaacattccatacTTAAGAGATTGGTGAATAATGCCCAGAACATAATGCAGCAAGTATCTGTAAACTGTCTATTAATTGAATCTTAGTTGATTTTATGTTCCTGATTTATTTGAACACTATTTAAAATGGATTTTGTGGAACTATGGCCAAAATCAATGTATGGCATCTATGTGCCACCTTAAATTTTGAGCTAAACATCAAAGTAATCATACAAATCAGACATTCATTATTGAAAGAACATATTGCACAGTAATAAATGCAAGGATACCTTAACTAAATTTTGTCTATTTGTACCCAATGTATATGACATGGAAAGTGCCCAAATTGTTTGTTTGGCAATCCAGGCATAGCCATCTTGTTGCAATTAATGAAAAAAAGCAGTGGTCTGATGACAAATGAGGCAAATTTAACAACATATTAGTTGAGCCTTTTGGCAGCCTCCTTGGAGCTCACTTTAACTGAAAACAATCTGTTACAGCAATGTCAAATCAAACTTGTCAATGTACTGACAGCCAATATGGCGGTACACAGCATGGTAAATATTCTTGAAATCCACCCCAGTAGATACCTAACTTAATTCATAGGTAACAGAAGTAAGAAAAGAGGTGACAAGCATCCAGAAAGCTTGGTTTCTATCCTGTTAAGTTTGGAACAAGCCCTGAAATCCCATGTCAAGTCACAGATCAAATGTTAAGTAACAACATTTCCATGCCCAATGTATGATTAGTAATGAAATAGTATGGGCAATCTTGGCTTTCTCATTGTTAAAGATCAAGAGCTGGCATCGGCTATTGTATCAGAGAGACTGAGGAAGCCTGTCAACAAGGAAGATACCTTATATCAGGTGGAATCTGTTTTTGAGAGTAATgtttttgtgggtggcacggtggctcagttgttagcactgctgcctcacagcaccagggaaccaatttgatttcagcctcgggcaactgtctgtgtggagtttgcacattcttcccatattctgcatgggtttcctctgggtgctccggtttcctcccacagaccaaagatgtgcaggttagttgaactggccatgctaaattgcccatagtgttaggtccttTAGTCAGAAGGTAATGTGTGTGGATGGATTActgttcggaggatcggtgtggacttgttgggtgaagggcctgtttccacactgtagggctaaTCTACTCTAATTTCCAGACTTGGGGCCAGTGGCCTGGTCTGCAGTTGTGACCTTTTTTTCTTCTGGAATACCATTCCAAGCTGTGAGCCTAACTTTAGCACACAGCCCCCCAGCAACATCAGCACCAATAACCTCTGGTCTTTCCTCTGtccttttaggaaggaaatctgccatccacttgtggtctggcctacacatgaatCCAGATTCAAAGGAACGTTGCCCCCTCGGCAGCTATGAATGGGCAAGACATGAAGATCTAAGTACTAATGTGGTAAGTGGGCATCATCATCAGAAATCAGCAGAGATAGAGAATGTTAGATAACTGAGTTAAGTTCAGACACAAAGAGTGATGGGATGAAGAATAATCAAGATAGCTCTGGAAGTCTGCAGGCTTATAGGCATTGTTGACAAGCAGTCTTTGATGTATACTTGCAACCAGGTAATACTCAATATTAAAATCCCCTCTTTTGGCTCAGATCTAAACATAAAAGAGTCAATGACAAAATGTACAGGTTGCCTTACCTATTTTATTATATTTAAGTGAAAGAAAAACATCATTTTCTGACTACCATTAACTACTAATGTGCCACTAAAATTATTTTGAGAATATTTCTATGAATAAACAAACTTGTTTATTAACTGTAGATGAAAAAAAGTCCTCAGATTGCAGATCTTACTTGCCCATTTTACATAATTGCTTCAACTTCCTTTTGTATGGTTAAAATCCTTTAATTTCTATTCAACCACCTTATCATTGCTGCATGATTCACAATTGCGTAATTTCAGATGGCACCAATTACAGAGCCCAGCCTGGTCACAGTTCTCTGCACAACGAGATTCTTCTCAACTTCCATGAACTTTGATATCTTTATTTTCAGCTGTAAATATACCATTTTGTGACCAGATGTATTTTTTTCATCATTAGCACCTTCCAGCTCTTTATGTTGTTAAAGCTTGTTATGGCAAATGTGGTTTGACTTGATTGTAGTTAATTATTGCATAAAGGATGAGATTGCCCAACTTTCTTGATAGGCAATGAATTTTTACAGTACAAATGTACTTTGATAAGCTCAGAAGCAGGGagaatattttatatttaataaTACATCACTGACcgtgaattccacatattcaacTACTTGCACAGCTTACATATGTCTGCAGCTCTTTTGATTTGAGGGTGTAATTGACTATGGGAATAATtcttaaaacaaacattttgtaGTGCAACTGTATTATCGCTTCAGGTGGTTAAGACACTCAAAGTAGGTTGACATGAATTTCTTATTAAAAGTGAATGACTTTACAAAAGAAGCTGTGGATGTTACTTATTGTAGTTAAATTATACCTTtttgatttcatagaatccttacagtgtggaagtaggccaaaCTTCCCCgtctgaaaagcattccacccagaccctctccctgtaaccctgtatttcccatggttaatccatctagcctacatatccctggacaccagggtcaatttagcatggccaatccacctaactagtacatccttggactgtcagaggaaactcatgtagacaaggggagaatgcataaactccacatagatagttacctgaggctggaattgaacccagatccctggtgctataaggcagcagtgctaaccactgagccaccatgcgacCCCAATGAATTTAATGAATGAAACAGCCTGAACGCAAAAAGATTGATATTAGTACATTTGTTCAAATCATCGATAaagtgaaaagaaacaaaagagctaaaaattaatttaaaaataatatatatACGTATACATGGGGTGTCTAGTCTAAGAAAAACTCTGCATAATTCGACAAGGAAATTCATTTGAGGCATGCTATGACTTCTGT is a genomic window containing:
- the LOC122550599 gene encoding serine protease 23-like, giving the protein MVTVPILVIFLCSIKHVMLLKAEWRQTRIPAILPHDTVTLEKAHFQGKAKLEVTSPCELECQKRAPLPTYEDLKEYLSFETLYLNGSRTLTSVNIYSFNSVNLVNKQHYSSGRRTKRQVFGLDGRFSILAKNFLLSYPFSTSVKISTGCTGILVAEKHVLTAAHCIHDGKNYVKGAQRLKVGFLKQKQKATNQTNSIFPEKPRLHWIRVKRTHVPKGWIKGSANEIGMDYDYALLELKRPHKKPFMKIGVTPPRGRMPGGRIHFSGFDNDRPGDLVYRFCLVKDETYDLLYQHCDAQPGASGSGVYIRMWKRQSRKWERKVIGIFSGHQWVDKNGMQQDYNVAVRITPLKYAQICFWIKGNYVDCRDG